One window from the genome of bacterium encodes:
- a CDS encoding TlpA disulfide reductase family protein — MCNADAPGWERVYEAWKPSGVKLIGIGLLDNKQACQAFARRHGLTFPNVYDPEGRVARSFGFTYQPFWAVIDRHGDLLKTGYGPQDERELVSTIKVLAGR, encoded by the coding sequence ATCTGCAACGCCGACGCCCCCGGGTGGGAGCGTGTGTACGAAGCGTGGAAGCCGAGCGGCGTGAAGCTGATTGGTATCGGCCTGCTCGATAACAAGCAGGCCTGTCAGGCCTTTGCCCGACGGCACGGGTTGACCTTCCCCAACGTGTACGATCCCGAGGGAAGGGTGGCACGATCGTTCGGATTCACGTACCAACCGTTCTGGGCGGTGATCGACAGGCACGGGGACCTGCTCAAGACCGGCTACGGGCCCCAGGACGAACGCGAGCTCGTATCGACCATCAAAGTCCTCGCCGGGAGGTAG
- a CDS encoding cytochrome c biogenesis protein CcdA: MPHLNLAIAFAAGVLGFFSPCVVPLIPGYLSFVSGVSLAEMDPAERSKHIGRVVLATITFVLGFSVIFTGLGASASLFGAFVLGNRLLLTRIGGAIVIVLGLSMLGVIRLPGLARERRVRITRRPATILGAFPVGMAFGFAWTPCVGPVLGAVLTMAATTPRAVDGGVLLFAYSLGLGLPFLATAALLTTAFNALHALGRYGRAIETISGVFLVAMGGALLFDLIFRFNAWILEVFPFRPGL; the protein is encoded by the coding sequence ATGCCCCACCTGAACCTGGCCATCGCATTTGCCGCCGGAGTGCTCGGGTTCTTCTCGCCCTGCGTCGTGCCCCTGATCCCAGGGTATCTGTCCTTCGTCTCCGGCGTTTCGCTCGCGGAGATGGACCCCGCGGAGCGGAGCAAACACATCGGCCGCGTCGTGCTGGCGACGATCACGTTCGTGCTCGGCTTTTCGGTGATCTTCACCGGCCTCGGTGCGTCCGCGTCGCTCTTCGGGGCCTTCGTGCTGGGCAACCGGCTCCTGCTCACCCGGATCGGGGGCGCGATCGTTATCGTCCTCGGCCTCTCGATGCTTGGGGTGATCAGGCTTCCCGGGCTGGCGCGCGAGCGTCGAGTACGGATCACCCGCCGTCCGGCGACCATCCTCGGCGCGTTCCCGGTCGGGATGGCGTTCGGGTTCGCCTGGACGCCGTGCGTGGGACCGGTGCTGGGCGCGGTGCTGACGATGGCGGCGACCACCCCACGCGCCGTCGACGGCGGGGTGCTCCTGTTTGCCTACTCGCTTGGACTCGGACTGCCGTTTCTCGCCACCGCCGCCCTCCTCACGACCGCATTCAACGCGCTGCACGCGCTGGGCCGGTACGGCCGGGCGATCGAGACGATCAGCGGCGTCTTCCTCGTCGCCATGGGCGGGGCGCTGCTCTTCGACCTCATATTCCGGTTCAACGCCTGGATCCTCGAGGTGTTCCCCTTCCGGCCGGGATTGTAG
- a CDS encoding redoxin family protein gives MRSLFCVLVVAAAVGLAALPGGAVGTSKAPDFIGGGPWFNTEAPLTLAGLRGKVVAVEMWAAGCINCINTFPYVKRWDAAYRSKGLVIVGVHSPEFQHEHAVGYVKAAIAREGITYPVVMDNDFRIWNAYKNEYWPTLYLIDKRGTIRYTHIGEGEYDATERMIAKLLAEHS, from the coding sequence GTGCGATCCCTGTTCTGTGTGCTGGTGGTGGCCGCGGCGGTGGGACTCGCCGCGCTTCCGGGAGGAGCGGTGGGCACGTCGAAGGCCCCCGACTTCATCGGCGGAGGCCCCTGGTTCAACACCGAGGCACCGTTGACGCTGGCCGGCCTCCGCGGGAAGGTCGTCGCGGTGGAAATGTGGGCCGCCGGGTGCATCAACTGCATCAACACCTTCCCCTACGTGAAGCGCTGGGACGCGGCATACCGATCGAAAGGACTCGTGATCGTCGGGGTGCACTCGCCCGAATTCCAGCACGAACACGCGGTGGGCTACGTGAAGGCGGCAATCGCCCGTGAGGGGATCACGTATCCGGTCGTGATGGATAACGACTTTCGAATCTGGAATGCCTACAAGAACGAATACTGGCCGACCCTCTACCTCATCGACAAGAGGGGCACCATTCGATACACGCACATCGGCGAGGGCGAGTACGACGCGACGGAGCGGATGATCGCCAAGCTCCTGGCCGAGCACAGCTGA
- a CDS encoding DEAD/DEAH box helicase: MTDAHDASRMPEDGTLLGFHPLVRRWFAERFAAPTAPQVAGWAEIATGRDVVIAAPTGSGKTLAAFLWALNRLVLRSAAGTLDDRIDVVYVSPLKALGNDIEKNLREPLGGIGRLADAEGAPLPEIRVAVRSGDTPARDRTRMLRRPPHILITTPESLYILLTAEGGRRALATAGTVIVDEIHAVAGDKRGAHLALSLERLDALCGRRLQRIGLSATQKPIEEIARLLVGTPPEAGGAAGCAIVDVGHQRPLDLRIEVPDRELGPITTHELWEELYDRIAVHVGRHRATLVFVNTRRQVERVAHALSLRLGEDRVAAHHGSLSRPVRLAAEQRLKSGAVPVVVATASLELGIDIGHVDLVCHIGAPRALATLLQRVGRSGHWLGATPKGVLLPLTRDDLLQCAAAVRAVRAGALDRTRLPVKPLDVLAQQMVAAIAAAEMAEEDLWDLVRRAWPYRQLTRAEFDGVLEILCEGVADRRGRRGAYLHRDRVHGRLRPRRGARLAAITSGGAIPDTGDYDVIEEAPGTFVGRVNEDFAVESQRGDIFLLGNMSWKIRRVEAGRVLVENAHGLPPSSPFWLGEAPARTRELSAAVSSLRAGVAERLADPEAAARWLIDEAGCDDAGARQAVAYVAAAQAALGAVPTDRTVIAERFFDESGGMQLVIHAPFGGRITRAWGFALRKRFCLTFDFELQAAATDDGLVLSLGEQHSFPLESVFEMTRRQTLEEDLIQALLASPMFANRWRWNVTRSLAVLRQQGGRRVPIALQRMRAEDLLAAVFPAQVACGDNHAGPIVPPDHPLVNETIQNCLREAMDLDGLREVLDALDRGEIQAVSVETTAPSPMSHEILNANPYAFLDDAPLEERRARAVSLRRTAPELAGTLGRLDPAAIAEVRAQAWPDLRTPDELHDLLLSIGVLPVADASPWSGMAEALVAGHRAAVATWGLDGRDVSAYVAAERVPWLRALRPDAGIVPAVAVPPGVDTEIGEEAAGQRVVQGWMDCLGPVTAAALSARLGLAQRTVDAALFSLEHEGMVLQGRFTPGAAVEGVEWCARNLLARIHRLTLGRLRREIEPVAPATYMRFLFRWQHLQPGTQLHGRPGLVEVISQLQGLELPATAWEDQVLAGRLRSYNPADLEHLCLSGRIAWGRLYPTGGTRAEVASPDRRRRQTVTRQAPLAFVLREDLPIFVAPQDGGDPPAGLGRVSAEVFAVLERRGASFLGDLARSLRLLPAQVEAALWELVACGLVAGDGVAGLRFLLRRAPGRRRKRGEHRAGDAPSGRWSLWRRDLPESPPPEKRLEVLARQSLRRYGVVFREVLAREPQLPPWRSLLAVYRRWESAGEIRGGRFVDGVVGEQYALPEAVEALRAVRRQAPAEETVLVSAADPLNLSGILTPGARVPAVSGHLIVYRDGLPLASGPLGAVRSHLQPVA; encoded by the coding sequence ATGACCGACGCACACGACGCTTCTCGAATGCCAGAGGACGGAACGCTCTTGGGATTCCACCCGCTGGTGCGGCGGTGGTTCGCCGAGCGGTTCGCCGCCCCCACCGCCCCGCAGGTGGCCGGGTGGGCCGAGATCGCCACCGGGCGCGACGTGGTGATCGCCGCGCCGACCGGATCCGGCAAGACGCTGGCGGCGTTTCTCTGGGCGCTCAACCGCCTCGTCCTCAGGTCGGCGGCGGGCACGCTCGATGACCGCATCGATGTGGTGTACGTCTCTCCGCTCAAAGCGCTCGGGAACGACATCGAAAAGAACCTCCGGGAGCCTCTCGGCGGCATCGGGCGGCTTGCCGACGCAGAAGGCGCTCCGCTGCCGGAGATCCGCGTTGCCGTGCGGTCCGGTGACACGCCGGCCCGCGACCGCACGCGAATGCTTCGCCGCCCCCCCCACATCCTGATCACCACCCCCGAGTCCCTCTACATTCTCCTCACCGCGGAAGGCGGCCGTCGCGCGCTTGCCACCGCCGGGACCGTGATCGTCGACGAGATCCACGCGGTGGCCGGGGACAAGCGCGGCGCGCATCTGGCCCTCTCCCTCGAGCGGCTCGACGCTCTCTGCGGCCGGCGCCTGCAGCGGATCGGCCTGAGCGCCACCCAGAAGCCGATCGAGGAGATCGCCCGCCTCCTGGTCGGCACCCCTCCGGAGGCCGGCGGTGCGGCCGGCTGCGCCATCGTGGACGTGGGGCATCAACGCCCGCTCGACCTCCGCATAGAAGTCCCGGACCGGGAGCTCGGGCCGATCACCACCCACGAGCTGTGGGAGGAGCTCTACGACCGGATCGCCGTCCACGTCGGCCGGCACCGGGCGACCCTGGTGTTCGTGAACACGCGCAGGCAAGTCGAACGCGTTGCCCACGCGCTCTCCCTCCGCCTCGGCGAGGACCGGGTGGCGGCGCACCACGGCAGCCTCAGCCGTCCGGTCCGCCTGGCGGCCGAGCAGCGGCTCAAGTCCGGCGCGGTCCCGGTCGTCGTGGCCACCGCGTCGTTGGAGCTCGGGATCGATATCGGGCATGTCGACCTGGTCTGCCACATCGGCGCCCCCCGCGCGCTGGCGACGCTGCTGCAGCGGGTCGGCCGGTCGGGGCACTGGTTGGGGGCGACGCCCAAGGGCGTGCTGCTCCCGTTGACCCGCGACGATCTCCTGCAGTGCGCCGCCGCGGTCCGGGCCGTCCGTGCGGGCGCGCTCGACCGTACCCGGCTGCCCGTGAAGCCCCTCGACGTGCTCGCGCAGCAGATGGTGGCGGCGATCGCGGCGGCCGAAATGGCGGAAGAGGACCTGTGGGATCTCGTGCGCCGCGCCTGGCCGTACCGCCAGCTCACGCGCGCCGAGTTCGACGGGGTGCTGGAGATCCTCTGCGAGGGCGTGGCGGACCGGCGGGGGCGCCGCGGCGCCTACCTGCACCGCGACCGTGTCCACGGACGGCTGCGCCCGCGGCGCGGGGCCCGCCTCGCCGCGATCACCTCCGGGGGCGCGATCCCCGACACCGGGGACTACGACGTGATCGAGGAGGCGCCCGGCACCTTCGTCGGCCGCGTCAACGAAGACTTCGCCGTCGAGAGCCAGCGGGGCGACATCTTCCTCCTCGGGAACATGTCCTGGAAGATCCGGCGGGTCGAGGCCGGGCGCGTGCTCGTCGAGAACGCCCACGGGCTACCGCCCAGCTCGCCGTTCTGGCTGGGCGAAGCGCCGGCCCGCACCCGAGAGCTCTCGGCCGCGGTCTCCTCGCTGCGTGCGGGCGTCGCGGAACGACTCGCCGACCCGGAAGCCGCGGCCCGGTGGCTCATCGACGAAGCGGGGTGCGACGATGCCGGAGCGCGCCAGGCCGTGGCCTACGTCGCGGCGGCCCAGGCAGCGCTCGGCGCCGTGCCGACCGACCGCACCGTCATCGCCGAGCGGTTTTTCGACGAGAGCGGCGGCATGCAGCTCGTAATCCACGCGCCGTTTGGCGGCCGGATCACGCGGGCCTGGGGGTTTGCCCTCCGCAAGCGCTTTTGTCTGACCTTCGACTTCGAGCTGCAGGCGGCCGCGACCGACGACGGCCTGGTGTTGTCTCTGGGGGAGCAGCACTCGTTTCCGCTGGAGAGCGTGTTCGAGATGACCCGGCGGCAGACCCTGGAGGAGGACCTCATCCAGGCGTTGCTGGCCTCACCGATGTTTGCGAACCGCTGGCGGTGGAACGTGACCCGCTCGCTGGCGGTCCTGCGGCAGCAGGGCGGGCGCCGCGTGCCGATCGCCCTGCAGCGCATGCGGGCGGAGGATCTGCTCGCGGCGGTGTTCCCGGCGCAGGTGGCCTGTGGGGACAACCACGCCGGGCCGATCGTCCCGCCGGACCATCCGCTCGTCAACGAGACGATACAGAACTGCCTGCGGGAAGCCATGGATCTCGACGGCCTCCGCGAGGTGTTGGACGCGCTTGACCGAGGCGAGATCCAGGCGGTGTCGGTGGAGACGACGGCGCCCTCACCGATGTCCCACGAGATTCTCAACGCGAACCCGTACGCCTTCCTGGACGACGCCCCGCTGGAGGAGCGGCGGGCGCGCGCGGTCTCCCTGCGGCGCACCGCGCCGGAGCTTGCGGGAACGCTCGGCCGGCTGGATCCGGCCGCGATCGCGGAGGTACGCGCCCAGGCCTGGCCCGATCTCCGCACCCCCGACGAGCTCCACGATCTTCTCCTCTCCATCGGCGTGCTTCCGGTGGCCGACGCCAGCCCGTGGTCGGGCATGGCCGAGGCGTTGGTGGCGGGGCACCGCGCCGCGGTCGCCACGTGGGGTCTCGACGGGCGGGATGTCTCGGCTTACGTGGCGGCCGAGCGGGTGCCCTGGCTGCGGGCGCTGCGGCCGGATGCGGGGATCGTGCCCGCGGTGGCCGTTCCCCCCGGCGTCGACACCGAAATCGGCGAGGAGGCCGCGGGGCAGCGCGTGGTGCAGGGTTGGATGGATTGTCTCGGACCGGTGACCGCGGCCGCCCTGTCCGCTCGGCTCGGCCTCGCGCAGAGAACCGTCGACGCCGCGCTGTTCTCGCTGGAGCACGAGGGCATGGTTCTCCAGGGGCGGTTCACCCCCGGCGCCGCGGTCGAGGGTGTCGAATGGTGCGCCAGGAACCTGCTGGCTCGAATCCACCGGCTGACCCTGGGGCGGCTGCGTCGGGAGATCGAGCCCGTCGCCCCCGCGACGTACATGCGGTTCCTCTTCAGGTGGCAGCACCTCCAGCCCGGGACCCAACTGCACGGCCGGCCCGGGCTGGTCGAGGTGATCTCGCAGCTCCAGGGGCTCGAACTCCCGGCCACGGCGTGGGAGGATCAGGTGCTGGCCGGACGCCTGCGGTCGTACAACCCCGCGGATCTCGAGCACCTCTGCCTGTCGGGACGGATCGCCTGGGGACGGTTGTATCCGACCGGGGGGACCCGAGCGGAGGTCGCGTCTCCGGACCGCCGCCGCCGACAGACCGTCACGCGCCAGGCCCCTCTCGCCTTCGTCCTGCGCGAGGACCTTCCGATCTTCGTCGCCCCCCAAGATGGCGGCGACCCACCCGCGGGGCTCGGACGGGTCTCCGCCGAGGTATTCGCCGTGCTGGAGCGGCGCGGGGCGTCATTCCTCGGCGATCTCGCGCGCTCGCTGCGCCTACTCCCCGCACAGGTTGAGGCCGCGCTGTGGGAACTGGTGGCCTGCGGCCTCGTTGCCGGCGACGGCGTCGCCGGGCTGCGATTTCTTCTGCGACGGGCGCCGGGGCGGCGGCGGAAGCGAGGTGAGCACCGGGCCGGCGATGCGCCGTCGGGGCGATGGTCTCTGTGGCGGCGAGACCTCCCGGAGTCGCCGCCCCCGGAAAAGCGGCTGGAGGTGCTCGCCCGTCAGTCCCTGCGCCGCTACGGTGTCGTCTTTCGGGAGGTCCTCGCCCGAGAGCCGCAGCTGCCGCCCTGGCGGAGTTTGCTCGCCGTCTATCGGCGGTGGGAGAGCGCGGGGGAGATTCGCGGCGGCCGGTTCGTCGATGGGGTCGTCGGCGAGCAGTATGCACTGCCCGAGGCGGTGGAAGCCCTCCGCGCGGTTCGGCGTCAGGCCCCCGCGGAGGAAACCGTGCTGGTGTCCGCGGCCGACCCGCTCAACCTCTCCGGGATCCTTACGCCGGGCGCGCGCGTGCCCGCGGTTTCAGGCCACCTGATCGTGTACCGCGACGGGCTGCCGCTGGCCTCCGGGCCGCTCGGGGCGGTGCGCAGCCACCTTCAGCCCGTGGCCTAA
- the allB gene encoding allantoinase AllB: MKAETAIVGGMVATHTAVFPATVMIAGGRIAALLDPGERPDAEEVIDATGRLVLPGCVDPHVHFNEPGRTHWEGFGAGTRSAAAGGVTTVIEMPLNAVPPTTDAAAFALKAAAVTQSAVVDCALWGGLVPGNVDALEGLREAGVAGYKAFMADSGTEFARADDGVLWEGMKRIAVWGGVVGVHAESNELALSLRARLEGAGRRDSRAWGESRPPEVELGAIQRALLLAGSAGCRLHIVHLSIPQGAARIASARARQNVTVETCPHYLLLDEEAAARLGPVAKCAPPLRPRAAVDGLWREVADGTIDCIASDHSPCPLEEKTRGADDIWAAWGGITGVQTLLPLLVWEGVRRRGLPLERLVALTSTNAARIFGLFPRKGSLLPGADADVVLFDYHREWTISADRLLYRHPWTPYLGWRIVGAVDKVLVRGRLVFAEGEVMSPPGSGRLIRPG; the protein is encoded by the coding sequence ATGAAGGCGGAGACGGCGATCGTCGGCGGTATGGTGGCGACGCACACGGCGGTGTTCCCCGCCACCGTGATGATCGCCGGGGGACGGATTGCCGCTCTCCTCGATCCCGGGGAGCGGCCGGACGCGGAGGAGGTGATCGACGCCACCGGCAGATTGGTCCTGCCGGGGTGCGTGGATCCGCATGTGCACTTCAACGAACCCGGGCGCACGCACTGGGAGGGGTTCGGGGCCGGCACCCGGAGCGCGGCGGCCGGCGGGGTGACGACCGTCATCGAGATGCCGCTCAACGCCGTGCCGCCGACGACCGATGCCGCCGCATTCGCCCTCAAGGCCGCCGCGGTCACGCAGAGCGCCGTGGTGGACTGCGCCTTGTGGGGGGGCCTGGTCCCCGGCAACGTCGATGCCCTGGAGGGGCTGCGGGAGGCGGGGGTCGCGGGCTACAAAGCGTTCATGGCGGACTCGGGGACCGAGTTCGCGCGGGCGGACGACGGCGTGCTCTGGGAGGGCATGAAGCGCATCGCCGTGTGGGGCGGGGTGGTCGGTGTCCACGCGGAGAGCAACGAGCTCGCCCTCTCCCTCCGCGCGCGCTTGGAGGGGGCCGGGCGCAGGGACTCCCGCGCCTGGGGGGAGTCGCGCCCGCCGGAGGTGGAGCTCGGGGCGATTCAGCGGGCGTTGCTCCTGGCCGGATCCGCCGGATGCCGGCTGCACATCGTGCACCTGAGCATCCCGCAGGGCGCCGCCCGCATCGCCTCCGCGCGGGCGCGACAGAACGTCACCGTCGAGACCTGCCCGCACTATCTGCTCCTCGACGAAGAGGCCGCGGCCCGGCTCGGGCCTGTCGCCAAGTGTGCGCCGCCGCTTCGACCGCGGGCGGCGGTGGACGGGTTGTGGCGGGAGGTGGCCGATGGGACGATCGACTGCATCGCCTCCGACCACTCGCCCTGTCCCCTCGAGGAAAAGACGCGAGGGGCCGACGACATCTGGGCGGCGTGGGGGGGGATCACCGGTGTCCAGACCCTGCTGCCGCTCCTGGTGTGGGAGGGGGTTCGTCGGCGGGGCCTCCCGCTTGAGCGGCTCGTGGCGCTGACATCGACGAACGCGGCCCGCATCTTCGGGCTCTTTCCCCGGAAAGGGAGCCTTCTTCCGGGGGCCGATGCCGACGTCGTCCTCTTTGACTATCATCGAGAGTGGACGATCTCGGCAGACCGGCTGCTGTACCGTCACCCATGGACGCCCTATCTGGGATGGCGGATCGTCGGGGCCGTCGACAAGGTGCTGGTGCGGGGGCGCCTCGTGTTCGCAGAGGGAGAGGTCATGTCCCCGCCGGGGTCGGGCCGCCTGATCCGCCCGGGCTGA